The genomic window TGTATGTGGTCTGCAGTCTGAGTTAATCTGCTTGCGATATGGGCATGTTTGATACTCCTGCTTCCAGTGGTTCCGGGAACGATGTTCCTGAGAGCAAAGGGCCTTCCATTAAGAAACTGATTTTGTGGTTCACCCTGCTTCTGGTGGTGGTGGCCGCTGTGCGTGTATTCCTGATCTGGCGCACGCGGCATGAGGCTGCGAAGCCTGTTGCGGCGGTGGAAGAAAGCTACACCGCGGACGAGATGGTACTGCCTCGTAAGCTGCACCAGACCGATTTGAAGGATGCGCGTGAGTTGAATGGCAAGCGTATCTGGGTCTACGCAGCCGGGCAGTTGAATGCATATCCTGCCACGGCGGCGCACATGGATTACACGCATCCCGGTCCGCTGTTGTTGGGTGCGGAGCCGTTGGAAGTGGTGAATTTCATTGAGCAGAAGGCGCCTGCGTCGGTGTACAGCCGCGTGCCCAAGGGCGATGCGCAGGTGATCATGCTGTTCCATCGCAAGGATGATCCTGCGAAGCTATGGGGCACGCCGGTGGGAGATCGCGAAGGCAAGTTCTATAACTTCTTCATCGATGAATGCTTTTTCTATGACGATCCACATGAGCTGTACAAGCACTGGAAGCCTGAGGTGTGGAAGGCGGTGGACGAACACCGCGCGGAGAAGGGCATGAACGAGTTGCAGACCGATCTGGCGCTGGGGCAGGTGAGCAAGCCCGGGCCGGGGGCGGTGGGTGATCGAACCGTCTTGTTTGATAACGACGGCAAGCCGGTGAGTGTGACGTTTGTAAAGAACAAGGCAGTCAGCATCAACTAGCGACTGTGAATGGACAAAAAAGGGCAGGCTCTACGCCTGCCCTTTTGTCTTTAGCCGAAGAGGATGGCTTCTCGAACGAAGCGGCCAATTTCAGCGATCATGGCTCCGCGTTTTGTCTCCGGGCCGGGGCATTGCGTGATGTAGCAGGTGACGATGACCGGTGGCCGGCGCATGGGCCATAAGACTGCAATGTCGTTGGTCGTGTGCTCGCCGTTGGAGCCGGTTTTGTCCGCAGCGCGCCAGCCCTCCGGCATGTCCTTGCGCAGGCGCTCGAGGCCGGTGAGGCTGTTCTCCATCCACTCGGTGATCTGGCGACGTGATGCGGGCTTGAGGGCGTTTCCGAACAGCACGCGTTGCAGATTCTTCGCCATCGCAACGGGCGTGGTGGTGTCGCGTGGGTCGCCGTCGATACTGGTGTTCAAATCGGGTTCGTTGCGGTCGAGGCGTGTGGATTCGTCACCAATCGTGTGCGCAAATGCCGTGATGGCTGGGGGACCGCCGATGGCCTCTAGCAGGACGTTGGCAGCGGTGTTGTCGCTCTGATTGAGGATGGCATTGCAGAGTGCAGCGATGGGCATGGTTGCGCCTGCATGTGGTTCGGTCAGTGGCGAGTGGCCGATCAGCGGCTTGTTCGGGATGGGGAGCGGTTGATCAAGCGATTGCTTTCCGTCATCCACGAGTTTGAGAACCGCGGCGGCTAGCAGAAACTTGAATGTGGAACACATGGGGAAGCGTTCGTCTTCGCGAATGCCTGCGGATTTGCCATTGCCGGTGTCCAACGCATAAACGCCGATGCGGCCACCGTTGTCTTTTTCCAACGTGGCCACCTGTTGCGGGAGGCGCTGAAAGATGTTTCGCTTCTCGTCCGCGCGGGCTTGTGGAACGGCCAACGAAAACACCGTAAGAGTGGACGTGGAGAGAAAGCTGCGCCGGGTGAGCATGTATCTATTCATGCGGAATCGCCGATGTGGAAACAAGTCCATTTACGATTGCTTGCACCTCGTTGGTCAAGGGCGCATCCTTTAGGCATGCACCGGGTTTGTTGCATGCAGGGGAGATAAAGCTGGTTCCGACAGACTCAGAGGATAT from Terriglobus sp. TAA 43 includes these protein-coding regions:
- the bla gene encoding class A beta-lactamase; translated protein: MLTRRSFLSTSTLTVFSLAVPQARADEKRNIFQRLPQQVATLEKDNGGRIGVYALDTGNGKSAGIREDERFPMCSTFKFLLAAAVLKLVDDGKQSLDQPLPIPNKPLIGHSPLTEPHAGATMPIAALCNAILNQSDNTAANVLLEAIGGPPAITAFAHTIGDESTRLDRNEPDLNTSIDGDPRDTTTPVAMAKNLQRVLFGNALKPASRRQITEWMENSLTGLERLRKDMPEGWRAADKTGSNGEHTTNDIAVLWPMRRPPVIVTCYITQCPGPETKRGAMIAEIGRFVREAILFG